A genome region from Paracoccus stylophorae includes the following:
- a CDS encoding NADH dehydrogenase ubiquinone Fe-S protein 4 produces the protein MFDRRGHNRPPFRPRIPGMELRSPDVPMAIIYRPSRSATQSGPRPRHWILEFEPAQAAEIEPLMGWTATRDPYRPIRLSFPDRESAVEYAERMDWDYIVRDDERNSARRVREPIFRPLERLDGPVPRVKTGSRKPAPATEETDPVVLASLESFPASDPPAWTGTTIGGR, from the coding sequence ATGTTCGACAGACGTGGACATAACCGCCCGCCATTCCGGCCGCGCATTCCTGGCATGGAGTTGCGCTCGCCCGATGTACCGATGGCGATCATCTATCGACCATCGCGCAGCGCCACCCAGTCGGGGCCGCGCCCGCGGCACTGGATCCTAGAATTCGAGCCGGCGCAGGCGGCGGAAATCGAACCGCTCATGGGCTGGACCGCGACGCGCGATCCCTACCGACCGATCCGGCTGAGCTTTCCCGATCGCGAAAGCGCGGTGGAATATGCCGAGAGGATGGATTGGGACTACATCGTCCGCGATGACGAGCGGAACTCGGCACGCCGCGTGCGGGAGCCGATCTTCCGCCCGCTCGAGCGGCTCGACGGCCCGGTGCCGCGCGTAAAGACCGGATCGCGCAAACCCGCCCCCGCAACGGAGGAGACCGATCCGGTGGTTCTGGCCTCGCTCGAATCCTTCCCTGCCTCCGATCCGCCGGCCTGGACGGGCACGACGATCGGCGGGCGATGA
- a CDS encoding zinc-dependent alcohol dehydrogenase family protein, producing the protein MRAMVFDGSKPELDLRNVKIPAPKADQVLVRIEACGVCRTDLHVVDGDLKDPALPLIPGHEIVGRVEETGNAVSNLRRGQRVGVPWLGHTCGKCDYCASARENLCDAPGFTGYTIDGGYAEYCVADARFVFPLPERTEAAALVPLLCAGLIGYRSLRLAGDVSRLAIYGFGAAAHILCQIARHRRIEVYAFTRDGDTAAQDFARRLGAAWAGGSSERAPAPFDAAIIFAPVGELVPTALKGVRKGGRVVCGGIHMTDIPGFPYADLWEERAILSVANLTRADGDEFFPLAADAGVKTEVVSYPLERANEALADLREGRLQGAAVLIP; encoded by the coding sequence ATGCGGGCGATGGTTTTCGACGGAAGCAAGCCGGAACTCGACCTTCGGAATGTGAAGATTCCCGCTCCGAAAGCCGACCAGGTTCTGGTTCGTATCGAGGCTTGTGGCGTCTGCCGCACGGATCTTCACGTCGTCGACGGCGATCTGAAAGATCCGGCGCTTCCGTTGATCCCGGGCCACGAGATCGTCGGGCGCGTCGAGGAGACGGGCAACGCCGTTTCGAACCTGCGGCGCGGCCAACGCGTCGGAGTGCCTTGGCTCGGCCATACCTGCGGCAAGTGCGATTATTGCGCCTCTGCCCGCGAAAACCTCTGCGACGCACCGGGCTTCACCGGCTACACGATCGATGGCGGCTATGCCGAATATTGCGTCGCGGACGCGCGTTTCGTCTTTCCCTTACCCGAGCGGACCGAGGCTGCCGCGCTGGTGCCGCTGCTTTGCGCTGGTCTCATCGGCTATCGCAGCCTCAGGCTCGCAGGTGACGTGTCGCGCCTTGCGATCTACGGCTTCGGCGCGGCAGCGCATATTCTGTGCCAGATCGCGCGGCATCGGCGGATCGAGGTTTACGCCTTCACCCGCGACGGCGACACGGCGGCACAGGACTTCGCCCGCCGCCTCGGCGCCGCCTGGGCCGGTGGATCGTCGGAGCGGGCACCGGCGCCGTTCGATGCGGCGATCATCTTCGCGCCGGTCGGCGAACTGGTTCCCACCGCGCTGAAAGGCGTCCGCAAGGGCGGGCGGGTGGTCTGCGGCGGCATCCACATGACCGACATTCCGGGCTTTCCCTATGCCGATCTCTGGGAGGAACGCGCGATTCTCTCGGTCGCCAACCTGACCCGGGCAGACGGCGACGAGTTCTTTCCGCTGGCCGCGGATGCCGGCGTGAAGACCGAAGTCGTGAGCTATCCACTCGAGCGTGCGAACGAGGCTCTCGCCGATCTGCGAGAGGGGAGATTGCAGGGCGCGGCGGTGCTCATACCGTGA
- a CDS encoding Hsp20/alpha crystallin family protein, whose protein sequence is MLNIGYPGTQWDPFAELRQLQSQMNRMFEGSPRTASDGAWPPVNMWLGDDSVVVTAEIPGVTTDDIDLTVRENTLIIAGKRNPSTDDEDAAWHRRERPTGEFSRSIRLPLRVDPDKVEARARNGVLEIEMGRPDAERPRKISVKAA, encoded by the coding sequence ATGCTGAATATCGGATATCCAGGAACCCAGTGGGATCCCTTCGCGGAACTGCGCCAGCTGCAGTCGCAGATGAACCGCATGTTCGAAGGTTCCCCGCGCACCGCCAGCGACGGCGCCTGGCCGCCGGTCAACATGTGGCTGGGCGATGACAGCGTTGTGGTCACCGCCGAGATTCCGGGCGTGACCACCGACGACATCGACCTGACCGTGCGAGAAAACACCCTGATCATCGCCGGCAAACGCAACCCCTCGACTGACGACGAGGATGCCGCCTGGCATCGCCGCGAGCGCCCGACGGGCGAATTCTCGCGCTCGATCCGTCTGCCGCTGCGTGTGGACCCCGACAAGGTCGAGGCGCGCGCCAGGAACGGCGTGCTCGAGATCGAGATGGGTCGCCCCGATGCGGAACGGCCGCGCAAGATCTCGGTTAAGGCGGCCTGA
- a CDS encoding MFS transporter: MARIPLRYMAILASVAFLVLGNGLQQTLIGLRAGVEGYAEETVGVMMSAYFVGFVLASVHAPRVIQRVGHIRAFAAFASAGSAFALCFAIFVSPGVWILLRVLQGACYAGMIIVVESWLNASAEASWRGRVLAIYSIVMYAAWAISQPMVALAPVSGFVLFALVSICLSLALVPITLSRAGDPGVVLATRVGLRRLLAISPTALSGAFVMGVAVGAFFGMGPVASQQSGFSDAQTGTILSAALIGALAFQWPLGWLSDLMDRRVIIFGSSVAGAVVAVLFGGTLAQGGEFSAILLAFLLGGALMPLYSICLAEVNDRIAESELIAAASAFVLVYGVGSAVGPFAASLIMGQIGPSGLFAFVGAVLGLFAAFDALRIRQREKTDASAKQSYVATPSTSHAVLPLHEHGPDRAEGEAAPR, from the coding sequence ATGGCACGAATTCCCCTTCGATACATGGCCATTCTCGCCAGCGTCGCGTTTCTCGTCCTCGGAAATGGCCTTCAACAGACGCTGATCGGCCTGCGCGCCGGCGTCGAGGGCTATGCCGAGGAAACCGTGGGCGTGATGATGTCCGCCTATTTCGTGGGCTTCGTGCTGGCCTCGGTCCATGCGCCGCGCGTCATCCAGCGGGTGGGGCATATCCGCGCCTTCGCGGCCTTCGCCTCGGCCGGCTCCGCCTTCGCGCTGTGTTTCGCGATCTTCGTCTCGCCCGGCGTCTGGATCCTGCTGCGGGTGCTGCAGGGAGCCTGCTACGCTGGCATGATCATCGTGGTGGAGAGCTGGCTGAATGCCTCGGCCGAAGCAAGCTGGCGCGGGCGGGTTCTCGCGATCTATTCGATCGTCATGTACGCCGCCTGGGCGATCAGCCAGCCGATGGTGGCGCTGGCGCCGGTCTCGGGCTTCGTGCTTTTTGCGCTGGTGTCGATCTGCCTGTCGCTGGCGCTGGTGCCGATCACGCTCAGCCGGGCGGGCGATCCGGGCGTCGTGCTGGCCACGCGCGTCGGCCTCCGGCGCCTGCTGGCGATTTCGCCGACGGCACTCAGCGGCGCCTTCGTGATGGGCGTGGCGGTCGGCGCGTTCTTCGGCATGGGGCCTGTGGCCAGCCAGCAATCTGGTTTCAGCGACGCGCAGACCGGCACCATCCTGTCGGCGGCGCTGATCGGCGCGCTGGCGTTCCAATGGCCCCTGGGATGGCTGTCGGACCTGATGGATCGGCGCGTCATCATCTTCGGGAGCAGCGTGGCGGGGGCCGTCGTGGCGGTCCTGTTCGGCGGGACACTGGCGCAAGGGGGCGAATTTTCGGCGATCCTTCTCGCTTTCCTGTTGGGAGGGGCGTTGATGCCGCTCTATTCGATCTGCCTGGCGGAGGTGAACGACCGGATCGCGGAGAGCGAGTTGATCGCCGCGGCAAGCGCGTTCGTGCTGGTCTACGGGGTGGGATCAGCCGTCGGACCTTTCGCCGCCAGCCTGATCATGGGACAGATCGGGCCTTCGGGCCTGTTTGCCTTCGTCGGCGCGGTGCTGGGCCTCTTCGCGGCCTTCGATGCCCTACGCATCCGGCAGCGGGAAAAGACCGATGCAAGCGCCAAGCAGAGCTATGTGGCCACACCCAGCACCAGCCATGCCGTCCTGCCCCTGCACGAGCACGGTCCCGACCGGGCCGAGGGCGAGGCCGCGCCGCGCTGA
- a CDS encoding HPF/RaiA family ribosome-associated protein, which yields MLDAWSRIPGEDTAQEGNQMNVTTAFRNLDSHGRHRGPEVIRHEAALLEKRLARFRPDLVRLEVTVSQTRGKTRIRADLRLALPSGVLAARHEGFEIEPVLRKPFAALTRRLDRHLSKLRREPEWKRPARRARIGGLLPPARDRAEADRRALYFDLIEDHLDHLYNTVRRELTYLEASDAVPAGRLSVRGLVDATILSGLDRFEERPTEFSVGDWLTRLTYRTIEAEARAARRAIPDDVTPLDEVPDEPIGDPTAADQEMFDFYQPDDLLLLEDLVADEDGEEAETWMARREAALALHRALADLPALWRKVVQQIHIEDETSEQTAAVLDISAEEVARIDEAARAFLHQRLVEAGHAPDSVAATLADAPAHTAQIPQPLEDRDRIAAALAADRDGPSHDAPNTPAHAGH from the coding sequence ATGCTGGACGCATGGTCCCGCATCCCCGGCGAGGACACGGCGCAGGAGGGTAACCAGATGAACGTGACCACGGCTTTTCGCAATCTCGATTCCCACGGCCGGCACCGCGGCCCCGAGGTGATCCGCCACGAGGCCGCGTTGCTGGAGAAGCGGCTGGCGCGGTTCCGCCCCGATCTGGTGCGACTCGAGGTCACGGTGTCCCAGACGCGGGGCAAGACGCGCATCCGCGCCGATCTGAGGCTGGCCCTGCCCTCCGGCGTGCTCGCCGCGCGACACGAAGGCTTCGAGATCGAGCCGGTCCTGCGCAAGCCCTTTGCGGCGCTCACACGCCGTCTCGACCGGCATCTGTCGAAACTGAGGCGCGAGCCGGAATGGAAACGCCCGGCGCGGCGCGCGCGGATCGGGGGGCTTCTGCCGCCCGCACGGGACCGCGCCGAGGCGGACCGGCGCGCGCTCTATTTCGATCTGATCGAGGACCATCTCGATCATCTCTACAACACGGTCAGGCGCGAGCTTACCTATCTCGAAGCGAGCGACGCCGTGCCCGCGGGCCGCCTGAGCGTGCGCGGCCTCGTCGATGCCACGATCCTGAGCGGGCTCGACCGCTTCGAGGAGCGCCCGACCGAATTCTCGGTCGGCGACTGGCTGACCCGGCTGACTTACCGGACGATCGAGGCCGAGGCCCGCGCCGCCCGCCGCGCCATTCCCGACGATGTGACACCGCTGGACGAGGTGCCGGACGAGCCGATCGGCGACCCGACCGCGGCGGATCAGGAGATGTTTGATTTCTACCAGCCCGACGATCTGCTCCTGCTCGAGGATCTGGTGGCCGACGAGGACGGCGAGGAGGCCGAGACCTGGATGGCGCGGCGCGAGGCGGCGCTGGCGCTGCACCGGGCGCTGGCCGATCTGCCCGCCCTCTGGCGCAAGGTCGTCCAGCAGATCCATATAGAGGACGAAACATCGGAGCAGACGGCCGCGGTTCTGGATATTTCCGCAGAAGAGGTGGCGCGGATCGACGAGGCCGCCCGCGCCTTCCTGCACCAGCGCCTGGTGGAGGCCGGTCATGCGCCGGACAGCGTAGCGGCCACGCTGGCGGACGCGCCGGCGCACACTGCGCAGATCCCGCAGCCACTGGAGGACCGCGACCGGATCGCGGCGGCGTTGGCCGCAGACCGCGATGGCCCCTCCCATGATGCACCGAACACGCCCGCGCATGCCGGTCACTGA
- a CDS encoding Hsp20/alpha crystallin family protein — translation MAQELKTTGGDVARTGERDEREMSGPVYRPATDIFEKDDAVTLVIDMPGVAPDTVDVSVENRALTVRGVIQAPVPDGYRRIYAEYAPGTFERAFSLPDTIDAGGIEASHRDGVLTLTLKKSEVAKPKQIKVKAA, via the coding sequence ATGGCACAGGAACTGAAAACCACTGGCGGCGACGTCGCCCGCACCGGCGAGCGTGATGAGCGCGAGATGAGCGGGCCGGTCTATCGCCCGGCGACCGACATCTTCGAGAAGGATGACGCGGTGACGCTGGTCATCGACATGCCCGGCGTGGCGCCGGATACCGTCGATGTCTCGGTCGAGAACCGTGCGTTGACGGTGCGGGGGGTGATCCAGGCGCCGGTGCCCGACGGCTATCGCCGGATATATGCCGAATACGCCCCCGGCACGTTCGAGCGGGCCTTCAGCCTGCCCGACACGATCGACGCGGGCGGCATCGAGGCCAGCCACCGCGACGGCGTGCTCACGCTGACCCTCAAGAAGAGCGAGGTCGCCAAACCGAAGCAGATCAAGGTCAAGGCCGCCTGA
- a CDS encoding ATP-dependent Clp protease ATP-binding subunit: MANGICDICKRRPASFRAQVSVNGERQMMELCDEDYRKLARQQRRSGSPLESLFGGSSLLDEFFGDSPFGGMERRFGESEGQRIPVNRGSRRGQGGASIADRLSEQGNKLLQEAAQKAGEMGRSEVDTEHLLFALCHSDVVKTLLDQVKIDVDDLRRQIDKEAPKGEAAQEGEIGVSPRLKDALNRAFIASNELGHSYVGPEHLLIGLAEEGEGLAADILRKLGLTPQALRQQVTKVVGRGAEEGRVETPSNTPDLDEFSRDLTKLARDGKLDPVIGRAREIETTIEVLARRKKNNPVLIGEPGVGKTAIIEGLAQRIVAGEVPEALRDKRLVELNINSMVAGSKYRGEFEERIQKVLKEIEANKDELVLFIDELHTIMGAGQGGGEGGLDVANTFKPALARGELNLIGATTLNEYQKHIEKDAALERRFQPVYVDEPTVAQTIMILRGLRDTLESHHKVTITDEAIVAAAELSDRYISGRFMPDKAIDLIDQAAARVKISATARPVDVQELEAEVKQIQREQDYAAARKQFDRAAELKQELEEKQTELDALLETWKRDRASASAEVRTDHIAQIVSKLTGIPVTELTSEEREKLLKLEERLHERVIGQNEAIASVADAVRLARAGLREGSAPTATFLFLGPTGVGKTELAKALAETVYGDEDAMIRIDMSEYAERHTVARLVGAPPGYVGYDEGGQLTERVRRRPYSVVLLDEIEKAHGDVYNILLQVFDDGRLTDGKGRVVDFTHTIIIATSNLGSDIIQRNLKKRGTKEFDEAKQHAELMEVLRNHFRPEFLNRIDEIIVFHSLNRTEIREIVGLQLARVAHTAMTQGVQLEFEESVTDHFAAVGFQPEFGARELRRLIRSDLETELARAMLSGSVEDGDRVRVAWSAEDQKIAFEKLEATETDDAQATDEAETAPPEKPDGGDGAAKTPEDSGEGDAAADAEAKPGKPAASDEADKGGADAAT, from the coding sequence ATGGCAAACGGAATCTGTGATATCTGCAAACGCCGCCCGGCCTCGTTCCGGGCGCAGGTCTCGGTGAATGGCGAACGCCAGATGATGGAGCTTTGCGACGAGGATTATCGCAAGCTGGCGCGTCAGCAGCGGCGGTCGGGGTCGCCGCTCGAATCGCTCTTCGGAGGCAGCTCTCTACTTGACGAGTTCTTCGGCGACAGCCCGTTCGGCGGCATGGAGAGGCGCTTTGGCGAGAGCGAGGGCCAGCGCATCCCCGTCAACCGCGGCAGCAGGCGCGGCCAGGGCGGGGCCAGCATCGCCGACCGGCTGAGCGAACAGGGCAACAAGCTGTTGCAGGAGGCCGCGCAGAAGGCGGGCGAGATGGGCCGCTCCGAGGTGGATACCGAGCATCTGCTCTTCGCGCTCTGTCACAGCGACGTGGTCAAGACGCTGCTCGACCAGGTCAAGATCGACGTGGACGACCTGCGTCGCCAGATCGACAAGGAGGCGCCGAAGGGCGAAGCCGCCCAGGAAGGCGAGATCGGCGTCAGCCCGAGGCTGAAGGACGCGCTCAACCGCGCCTTCATTGCCTCGAATGAACTTGGCCATTCCTATGTCGGTCCCGAACACCTGCTGATCGGGCTGGCCGAAGAAGGCGAAGGCCTGGCCGCCGACATCCTGCGCAAGCTGGGCCTGACGCCGCAGGCGCTGCGCCAACAAGTGACGAAGGTAGTCGGCCGCGGCGCCGAGGAGGGCCGGGTCGAGACGCCCTCGAACACGCCCGATCTGGACGAGTTTTCCCGCGACCTGACCAAACTTGCCCGCGACGGCAAGCTCGACCCCGTGATCGGGCGCGCGCGGGAGATCGAGACGACGATCGAGGTTCTGGCCCGGCGCAAGAAGAACAACCCGGTTCTGATCGGCGAGCCGGGCGTCGGGAAGACGGCGATCATCGAGGGCCTCGCACAGCGCATCGTCGCGGGCGAGGTGCCTGAAGCCCTGCGCGACAAGCGGCTGGTGGAGCTCAACATCAACTCGATGGTTGCCGGGTCCAAGTATCGCGGCGAATTCGAGGAACGCATCCAGAAGGTGCTGAAGGAGATCGAGGCCAACAAGGACGAACTTGTCCTCTTCATCGACGAGCTTCACACTATCATGGGCGCGGGCCAGGGCGGCGGCGAAGGCGGGCTCGATGTGGCCAATACCTTCAAACCTGCACTGGCGCGGGGCGAGTTGAACCTGATCGGCGCGACCACGCTCAACGAATACCAGAAGCATATCGAGAAGGACGCGGCGCTGGAGCGGCGGTTCCAGCCGGTCTATGTGGACGAACCGACCGTGGCGCAGACCATCATGATCCTGCGCGGCCTGCGCGACACGCTGGAGAGTCACCACAAGGTGACGATCACCGACGAGGCGATCGTGGCGGCGGCGGAGCTTTCCGACCGCTACATCTCGGGGCGCTTCATGCCCGACAAGGCCATCGACCTGATCGACCAGGCCGCCGCGCGGGTGAAGATCAGCGCCACGGCGCGGCCTGTGGATGTGCAGGAGCTTGAAGCGGAGGTGAAGCAAATCCAGCGCGAGCAGGATTACGCAGCCGCGCGCAAGCAGTTCGACCGCGCGGCGGAACTCAAGCAGGAGCTCGAGGAAAAGCAGACCGAACTCGACGCGCTGCTTGAGACCTGGAAGCGCGACCGTGCCTCGGCCAGCGCCGAGGTCCGCACCGATCATATCGCGCAGATCGTCTCGAAGCTGACCGGCATCCCGGTGACTGAACTCACCAGTGAGGAGCGCGAGAAGCTTTTGAAACTGGAGGAGCGCCTGCACGAGCGCGTCATCGGCCAGAACGAGGCCATCGCCTCGGTCGCCGACGCGGTGCGGCTGGCGCGCGCCGGGCTGCGCGAAGGCTCGGCCCCCACGGCCACTTTCCTCTTCCTCGGCCCCACCGGCGTCGGCAAGACCGAGCTGGCCAAGGCGCTGGCAGAGACCGTCTATGGCGACGAGGACGCGATGATCCGCATCGACATGTCGGAATACGCCGAGCGCCACACCGTCGCGCGGCTGGTTGGCGCGCCGCCGGGCTATGTCGGCTATGACGAGGGCGGGCAACTGACCGAGCGTGTGCGCCGCAGGCCCTATTCGGTGGTGCTGCTCGACGAGATCGAGAAGGCGCACGGGGACGTCTACAACATCCTGCTTCAGGTTTTCGACGACGGCCGGCTCACCGACGGCAAGGGGCGGGTGGTGGATTTCACCCACACGATCATCATCGCGACCTCGAACCTCGGCTCGGACATCATCCAGCGCAACCTGAAGAAGCGCGGCACCAAGGAGTTCGACGAGGCCAAGCAGCACGCCGAACTGATGGAGGTTTTGCGCAACCACTTCCGGCCGGAATTCCTCAACCGGATCGACGAGATCATCGTCTTCCACTCGCTGAACCGGACGGAGATCCGCGAGATCGTCGGACTGCAACTGGCGCGTGTGGCGCACACGGCCATGACGCAAGGGGTGCAGCTGGAGTTCGAGGAGTCGGTCACCGACCATTTCGCCGCCGTGGGCTTCCAGCCCGAGTTCGGCGCCCGCGAGCTGCGCCGCCTGATCCGTTCGGATCTGGAGACGGAACTGGCCCGCGCGATGCTCTCCGGCTCGGTCGAGGACGGCGACCGGGTCCGCGTGGCGTGGTCGGCCGAGGACCAGAAGATCGCCTTCGAGAAGCTGGAGGCGACCGAGACCGATGACGCGCAAGCGACGGATGAGGCCGAGACGGCCCCGCCCGAAAAACCCGATGGCGGCGATGGCGCGGCGAAGACGCCCGAGGATTCGGGCGAGGGTGACGCCGCCGCGGATGCCGAGGCCAAGCCCGGAAAGCCCGCGGCCAGCGACGAGGCGGACAAGGGAGGCGCCGACGCCGCGACATGA
- a CDS encoding Hsp20/alpha crystallin family protein produces the protein MAFSDLIPWGRDRNQVSDRRQDDDNPMMSLQRDLNRVFEDFWGRFDNPFGGMTAGGPRTDISETDEAMLVSVDLPGLDENDIEVNVTDDMLTIRGEREEKTDKDGFTSQSRRSFHRMIPVPPGVDPEKAEAEFKRGVLTVTLPKTEEAKARVKRIAVKSA, from the coding sequence ATGGCATTCAGCGATCTCATTCCCTGGGGCCGGGACCGCAACCAGGTTTCGGACCGCCGGCAGGACGACGACAATCCGATGATGTCGCTCCAGCGCGACCTGAACCGCGTCTTCGAGGATTTCTGGGGCCGGTTCGACAACCCGTTCGGCGGCATGACCGCAGGCGGTCCGCGCACCGACATCTCGGAAACCGACGAGGCGATGCTGGTCTCGGTCGACCTGCCGGGCCTCGACGAAAACGACATCGAGGTCAATGTCACCGACGATATGCTGACGATCCGCGGCGAGCGCGAGGAGAAGACCGACAAGGACGGCTTCACCTCGCAGTCGCGGCGCAGCTTCCACCGGATGATCCCGGTACCGCCGGGCGTCGACCCTGAAAAGGCAGAGGCCGAGTTCAAGCGCGGCGTGCTGACCGTCACTTTGCCCAAGACCGAAGAGGCCAAGGCCCGCGTCAAGCGCATCGCGGTGAAGTCCGCCTGA
- a CDS encoding HdeD family acid-resistance protein, whose amino-acid sequence MTTTNANPQNPVEEFLCSLSENWWAFVLRGVLALVIAVLAWLMPAEAILALTLVFGAFAFADGVFGLVAAVRHMRREERWGWLAFSGVLGILTGLVVLITPFVATFVLAVFLWASIAFWSIFSGVSEIVTAIRLRKEIEGEVWLALGGIVSVLLGLFVVWFLFVYPAQSLLALGWVLAIYAAIFGIVMILLGLRLRKAKGNASDAAA is encoded by the coding sequence ATGACAACGACAAATGCAAACCCGCAAAACCCCGTGGAAGAATTCCTGTGCAGCCTGTCCGAGAACTGGTGGGCCTTTGTCCTGCGCGGCGTCCTCGCCCTTGTCATCGCGGTTCTCGCCTGGCTGATGCCGGCAGAAGCCATCCTGGCGCTGACGCTGGTCTTCGGCGCCTTCGCCTTCGCCGATGGCGTCTTCGGCCTTGTCGCCGCGGTGCGCCACATGCGCCGCGAGGAACGCTGGGGCTGGCTCGCTTTCAGTGGCGTGCTCGGCATTCTGACGGGGCTCGTGGTCCTGATCACGCCCTTTGTCGCGACATTCGTGCTCGCGGTCTTCCTCTGGGCCAGCATCGCCTTCTGGTCGATCTTTTCGGGGGTGTCCGAGATCGTGACCGCGATCCGGTTGCGCAAGGAGATCGAGGGCGAGGTCTGGCTGGCCCTGGGGGGCATCGTCTCTGTTCTGCTGGGGCTTTTCGTCGTCTGGTTCCTGTTCGTCTATCCCGCGCAGAGCCTGCTGGCGCTCGGCTGGGTGCTGGCGATCTACGCCGCGATCTTCGGAATCGTCATGATCCTGCTGGGCCTCAGGCTTCGCAAGGCGAAGGGAAACGCGAGTGACGCCGCGGCGTGA
- the ftsH gene encoding ATP-dependent zinc metalloprotease FtsH, with protein MDKKTQINIWYVFLAIFGVVLLRDLWVQTQTIESIPYSQFESYLDEGQIDEIVVGSNTIRGTFKSPQDGKTGFVTATVPPDMAARLEGHDVTFTGAVENTWFTTLLSWVLPALVFVGIWIFFIRKFAEKQGMGGFMSIGKSRAKIYVESDTKVSFDDVAGVDEAKQELEEIVEFLKDPEHYGGLGARMPKGVLLVGPPGTGKTLLARAVAGEAGVPFYSISGSEFVEMFVGVGAARVRDLFEQARKAAPAIIFVDELDALGRSRSAGQTPGGHDEREQTLNQLLTELDGFDPSEGVVLLAATNRPEILDPALLRAGRFDRQVLVDRPDRAGRVQILKVHMKKIKVADSVDPDQIAALTTGFSGADLANLVNEAALMATRRKAQKVEMQDFTQAVERIVAGLEKKNRRLNEREREIVAHHEMGHAIVGMALPGVDEVHKVSIIPRGIGALGYTIQRPTEDRYLMTREELENKIAVLLGGRAAEKIIYDHLSTGASDDLARATDIARSMVARYGMDEDLGHVSYDSDRPTFLGQTEQGSWLNRRYSDATAERMDHAVKEVIDTIFERTVALLQDNRVLLEKSAAELLERETLEDADLKRIKAEVVCPAEAA; from the coding sequence ATGGACAAGAAGACACAGATCAACATCTGGTATGTATTCCTCGCCATCTTCGGCGTCGTGCTGCTGCGCGATCTCTGGGTCCAGACCCAGACCATCGAGTCCATCCCCTACAGCCAGTTCGAGAGCTATCTGGACGAGGGCCAGATCGACGAGATCGTTGTCGGCAGCAACACGATCCGCGGCACCTTCAAGAGCCCGCAGGACGGCAAGACCGGTTTCGTGACTGCCACCGTGCCGCCGGACATGGCGGCCCGGCTCGAAGGCCACGACGTCACCTTCACCGGCGCGGTCGAGAACACGTGGTTCACCACGCTTCTGTCCTGGGTGCTGCCGGCGCTGGTCTTCGTCGGCATCTGGATCTTCTTCATCCGCAAGTTCGCCGAGAAGCAGGGCATGGGCGGCTTCATGTCGATCGGCAAGAGCCGCGCCAAGATCTATGTCGAAAGCGACACCAAGGTCAGTTTCGACGATGTTGCCGGCGTCGACGAGGCCAAGCAGGAACTGGAGGAGATCGTAGAGTTCCTGAAGGATCCCGAACATTACGGCGGGCTCGGTGCGCGCATGCCCAAGGGCGTTCTGCTGGTCGGCCCGCCGGGCACCGGCAAGACGCTGCTGGCCCGCGCCGTGGCGGGCGAGGCGGGGGTGCCGTTCTATTCCATCTCGGGCTCGGAATTCGTCGAGATGTTCGTTGGCGTCGGCGCGGCGCGCGTGCGCGACCTCTTCGAGCAGGCAAGGAAAGCCGCCCCGGCGATCATCTTCGTGGACGAACTGGACGCTTTGGGCCGTTCGCGCTCGGCCGGCCAGACGCCGGGTGGACACGATGAACGCGAGCAGACGCTGAACCAGCTTCTGACCGAACTGGACGGGTTCGATCCGTCCGAGGGCGTGGTGCTGCTGGCCGCCACCAACCGGCCCGAAATCCTCGACCCGGCGCTTCTGCGGGCGGGCCGCTTCGACCGGCAGGTGCTGGTGGACCGGCCCGACCGCGCCGGGCGGGTGCAGATCCTCAAGGTGCACATGAAGAAGATCAAGGTGGCCGACAGCGTCGATCCCGACCAGATCGCGGCGCTCACGACCGGGTTCTCCGGAGCGGATCTTGCCAATCTGGTCAACGAGGCGGCGCTGATGGCCACCCGGCGCAAGGCGCAAAAGGTCGAGATGCAGGATTTCACCCAGGCCGTCGAACGCATCGTCGCCGGGCTGGAAAAGAAGAACCGCCGCCTCAACGAGCGCGAGCGCGAGATCGTGGCGCATCACGAGATGGGCCATGCCATCGTCGGCATGGCACTGCCGGGGGTCGACGAGGTGCACAAGGTCTCGATCATCCCGCGCGGCATCGGCGCGCTCGGCTACACCATCCAGCGCCCCACCGAAGATCGCTACCTGATGACCCGCGAGGAACTGGAGAACAAGATCGCCGTGCTGCTGGGCGGGCGGGCGGCGGAAAAGATCATCTATGACCATCTCTCCACCGGCGCCTCGGACGACCTAGCCCGCGCCACCGACATCGCGCGTTCGATGGTGGCGCGCTACGGCATGGACGAAGACCTCGGCCATGTCAGCTATGACAGCGACCGCCCGACCTTCCTCGGCCAGACCGAGCAAGGCTCGTGGCTCAATCGCCGCTACAGCGACGCCACCGCCGAGCGGATGGACCACGCAGTGAAGGAGGTGATCGACACGATCTTCGAACGCACGGTCGCGCTCTTGCAGGACAACCGCGTGCTGCTGGAAAAGAGCGCCGCCGAGCTGCTGGAACGCGAGACGCTGGAGGATGCCGATCTGAAACGCATCAAGGCCGAGGTGGTGTGCCCCGCCGAGGCCGCCTGA